One segment of Peromyscus leucopus breed LL Stock chromosome 5, UCI_PerLeu_2.1, whole genome shotgun sequence DNA contains the following:
- the Smpd3 gene encoding sphingomyelin phosphodiesterase 3 produces MVLYTTPFPNSCLSALHAVSWALIFPCYWLVDRLVASFIPTTYEKRQRADDPCCLQLFCTVLFTPVYLALLVAALPFAFLGFIFWSPLQSARRPYSYSRLEDKSPAGGAALLSEWKGTGAGKSFCFATANVCLLPDSLARLNNVFNTQARAKEIGQRIRNGAARPQIKIYIDSPTNTSISAASFSSLVSPQGSDGARAVPGSIKRTASVEYKGDGGRHPSDEAANGPASGDPADGSLEDSCIVRIGGDEGGRPPEADDPATGSQIGNGAGGTPKGQTPNHNQRDGDSGSLGSPSASRESLVKARAGQDGGGSGEPGANSKLLYKTSVVKKAAARRRRHPDEAFDHEVSAFFPANLDFLCLQEVFDKRAAAKLKEQLHGYFEYILYDVGVYGCHGCCNFKCLNSGLFFASRYPVMDVAYHCYPNGCSFDALASKGALFLKVQVGSTPQDQRIVGYIACTHLHAPPEDSAIRCEQLDLLQDWLADFRKSTSSSSTANPEELVVFDVICGDLNFDNCSSDDKLEQQHSLFTRYKDPCRLGPGEEKPWAIGTLLDTSGLYDEDVCTPDNLQKVLESEEGRREYLAFPTSKSPGAGQKGRKDLLKGNGRRIDYMLHAEEGLCPDWKAEVEEFSFITQLSGLTDHLPVAMRLMVSAGEEEA; encoded by the exons ATGGTTTTGTACACGACCCCCTTTCCTAACAGCTGTCTGTCCGCCCTCCACGCTGTGTCCTGGGCCCTCATCTTCCCATGTTACTGGCTGGTGGACCGGCTGGTGGCCTCTTTCATACCCACCACCTATGAGAAGCGTCAGAGGGCAGATGACCCTTGCTGCCTGCAGCTCTTCTGCACTGTACTCTTCACGCCAGTCTACCTGGCTCTGCTTGTGGCTGCATTGCCTTTTGCCTTTCTTGGGttcatcttctggtctccactgcAGTCTGCCCGCCGGCCCTACTCCTACTCCCGGTTAGAGGACAAGAGCCCAGCTGGAGGGGCAGCCCTGCTCAGTGAATGGAAGGGCACGGGGGCTGGCAAAAGCTTTTGTTTTGCCACAGCCAAtgtctgcctccttcctgacTCACTCGCGAGGCTCAACAATGTTTTCAACACCCAAGCGCGGGCCAAAGAGATTGGGCAGAGAATCCGCAATGGGGCTGCCAGGCCTCAGATCAAAATCTACATTGATTCTCCCACCAACACCTCCATCAGTGCAGCCAGCTTCAGCAGCCTGGTGTCTCCGCAGGGCAGTGATGGAGCCAGAGCTGTCCCTGGTAGCATTAAGAGGACGGCCTCTGTGGAATACAAGGGGGATGGTGGGCGTCACCCCAGTGATGAGGCTGCCAATGGCCCAGCCTCTGGGGACCCGGCTGATGGCAGCCTCGAGGACAGCTGCATTGTGCGCATTGGAGGTGACGAAGGAGGTCGTCCACCGGAAGCTGATGACCCTGCTACTGGGAGCCAAATTGGGAATGGGGCTGGTGGGACCCCAAAGGGCCAGACGCCCAACCACAATCAGCGAGATGGGGATTCTGGGAGCCTGGGCAGCCCCTCGGCGTCCAGGGAGTCCCTGGTGAAGGCGCGGGCTGGGCAAGATGGCGGCGGCAGCGGAGAGCCGGGAGCCAACAGCAAGCTCTTGTATAAGACATCAGTGGTGAAGAAGGCAGCAGCCCGCAGGCGGCGACACCCTGATGAAGCCTTTGACCACGAGGTCTCGGCCTTCTTCCCGGCCAACCTGGACTTCCTGTGCCTGCAGGAGGTGTTTGACAAGCGTGCAGCTGCTAAGTTGAAAGAGCAGCTACACGGCTACTTTGAGTACATCCTGTATGACGTCGGGGTCTATGGCTGCCATGGTTGCTGCAATTTCAAGTGTCTCAACAGTGGTCTCTTCTTTGCCAGCCGTTACCCTGTCATGGACGTGGCCTATCACTGTTACCCTAACGGGTGCAGCTTCGACGCCCTGGCCTCTAAGGGAGCTCTGTTTCTCAAG GTGCAGGTGGGAAGCACACCTCAGGACCAAAGAATTGTCGGGTACATCgcctgcacacacctgcatgccCCACCAG AGGACAGTGCCATCCGGTGTGAGCAGCTGGACCTGCTTCAGGACTGGCTGGCTGATTTCCGAAAATCTACCTCCTCGTCCAGCACAGCCAACCCGGAGGAGCTGGTGGTGTTTGACGTCATCTGTGGAGATCTGAACTTTGATAACTGTTCTTCTG ATGACAAACTGGAACAGCAGCACTCCTTGTTTACCCGCTACAAGGACCCCTGCCGTCTGGGGCCCGGGGAGGAGAAGCCGTGGGCCATTG GGACCCTGCTGGACACAAGCGGTCTCTATGATGAGGATGTGTGTACCCCTGACAATCTTCAAAA GGTTTTGGAGAGTGAGGAAGGCCGCAGGGAGTATCTGGCCTTCCCTACCAGCAagagcccaggggctgggcagaAGGGGCGGAAGGATCTGCTGAAGGGCAATGGCCGACGCATCGACTACATGCTGCACGCTGAGGAGGGGCTGTGCCCTGACTGGAaggct GAGGTGGAAGAATTCAGTTTTATCACCCAGCTCTCTGGCCTGACCGACCACCTCCCTGTGGCCATGCGGCTGATGGTATCTGCAGGGGAAGAGGAGGCATAG